In Vitis riparia cultivar Riparia Gloire de Montpellier isolate 1030 chromosome 19, EGFV_Vit.rip_1.0, whole genome shotgun sequence, the following proteins share a genomic window:
- the LOC117908064 gene encoding farnesyl pyrophosphate synthase 1: MSETKSKFLEVYSVLKSELLNDPAFEFTDDSRQWVERMLDYNVPGGKLNRGLSVVDSYNLLQGRQLTDDEVFLACVLGWCIEWLQAYFLVLDDIMDNSHTRRGQPCWFRVPKVGMIAANDGVILRNQIPRILKNHFKGKPYYVDLLELFNEVEFQTASGQMIDLITTIEGEKDLSKYSLPLHRRIVQYKTAYYSFYLPVACALLMAGENLDNHTSVKDILVQMGIYFQVQDDYLDCFGDPQVIGKIGTDIEDFKCSWLVVKALEICNEEQKKTLYGNYGKAEPANVEKVKALYKDLDLQGVFLEYESKSYETLVSSIEAHPSKAVQAVLKSFLGKIYKRQK; encoded by the exons ATGAGCGAGACGAAGTCCAAATTCTTGGAGGTGTACTCCGTTTTGAAGTCGGAGCTTCTCAATGACCCCGCTTTTGAGTTCACTGACGATTCTCGCCAATGGGTCGAGCGT ATGTTGGACTACAATGTACCTGGAG GAAAGCTAAATCGAGGGCTCTCCGTTGTTGACAGCTACAACTTGCTGCAAGGCAGGCAACTAACTGATGACGAAGTTTTTCTTGCATGTGTCCTGGGTTGGTGCATTGAATGG CTTCAAGCATATTTCCTTGTGCTTGATGATATTATGGATAACTCGCATACACGTCGAGGTCAACCTTGCTGGTTCAGGGTTCCCAAG GTTGGTATGATTGCTGCGAATGATGGGGTGATTCTTCGCAATCAAATCCCTAGAATTCTCAAGAACCATTTCAAAGGAAAGCCATATTATGTGGATCTTCTGGAGTTGTTTAATGAG GTGGAATTTCAGACAGCCTCAGGACAGATGATAGATTTGATCACGACTATTGAAGGAGAGAAAGATCTATCAAAGTACTCATTGCCTCT TCACCGCCGCATTGTTCAGTACAAAACTGCTTATTACTCATTTTACCTTCCA GTTGCATGTGCATTGCTTATGGCAGGCGAAAATTTGGACAATCACACTTCTGTGAAGGACATTCTTGTTCAAATGGGAATCTATTTTCAAGTACAG GATGATTATCTGGATTGTTTCGGTGACCCCCAAGTGATTGGTAAG ATCGGAACGGATATTGAAGATTTTAAGTGCTCTTGGTTGGTTGTGAAAGCACTAGAGATTTGTAATGAGGAACAGAAAAAAACCTTATAT GGAAACTATGGGAAAGCAGAACCAGCCAATGTTGAAAAAGTGAAGGCACTTTATAAAGACCTCGATCTTCAG GGTGTGTTTCTGGAGTATGAGAGCAAAAGTTATGAGACGTTAGTGAGCTCCATCGAAGCTCATCCAAGTAAGGCAGTACAAGCAGTGCTGAAATCGTTCTTGGGGAAGATTTACAAGAGACAGAAGTAG